One genomic region from Marmota flaviventris isolate mMarFla1 chromosome 6, mMarFla1.hap1, whole genome shotgun sequence encodes:
- the Polr1c gene encoding DNA-directed RNA polymerases I and III subunit RPAC1 isoform X2, with translation MAAAQAVEEMRSRVVLGEFGVRNVHTTDFPGNYAGYDDAWDQDRFEKVPTMAVEKVLVYNNTSIVQDEILAHRLGLIPILADPRLFEYRNQGDEEGTEIDTLQFRLQVRCTRNPHAAKDSSDPNELYVNHKVYTRHMTWVPLGNQADVFPEGTIRPVHDDILIAQLRPGQEIDLLMHCVKGIGKDHAKFSPVATASYRLLPDITLLEPVEGEAAEELSQCFSPGVIEVQEVQGKKVARVANPRLDTFSREIFRNEKLKKVVRLARVRDHYIFSVESTGVLPPDVLVSEAIKVLMGKCRRFLDELDAVQMD, from the exons ATGGCGGCTGCCCAGGCGGTAGAGGAGATGCGGAGTCGTGTGGTTTTAGGGGAGTTTGGGGTTCGCAAT GTTCATACCACTGACTTTCCTGGTAACTATGCCGGGTATGATGATGCCTGGGATCAGGACCGTTTCGAGAAG GTACCAACAATGGCTGTGGAAAAAGTCCTGGTATACAACAACACGTCCATTGTTCAGGATGAGATCCTTGCACACCGCCTGGGGCTCATTCCCATTCTTGCTGATCCTCGTCTTTTTGAATATCGGAACCAAG GAGatgaagaaggcacagagatagaCACATTGCAATTTCGGCTCCAGGTCAGATGTACCCGGAATCCCCATGCTGCTAAAGATTCCTCTGACCCCAATGAACTCTATGTGAACCACAAAG TATATACCAGGCATATGACATGGGTCCCCTTGGGGAACCAGGCTGACGTCTTTCCAGAAGGCACTATCCGCCCGGTACATGATGATATCCTCATTGCTCAGCTGCGGCCTGGCCAGGAGATTGATCTGCTAATGCACTGTGTCAAGGGCATTG GAAAAGATCATGCCAAATTTTCACCAGTGGCAACAGCTAGTTACAGGCTTCTGCCAGACATCACTCTACTTGAACCTGTGGAAGGGGAGGCAGCTGAGGAACTGAGCCAGTGCTTTTCACCTGGTGTTATTGAAGTACAAGAAGTGCAAG GTAAAAAGGTGGCCAGAGTTGCCAATCCCCGGCTGGATACCTTTAGCAGGGAAATCTTTCGGAATGAGAAGCTAAAGAAGGTTGTGCGGCTTGCCCGTGTTCGAGATCATTACATCT TTTCTGTAGAGTCAACTGGAGTGTTGCCACCAGATGTGCTGGTGAGTGAAGCTATCAAAGTATTGATGGGCAAGTGCCGGCGCTTCTTGGATGAACTAGATGCAGTTCAGATGGACTGA
- the Polr1c gene encoding DNA-directed RNA polymerases I and III subunit RPAC1 isoform X1: MAAAQAVEEMRSRVVLGEFGVRNVHTTDFPGNYAGYDDAWDQDRFEKNFRVDVVHMDENSLEFDMVGIDAAIANAFRRILLAEVPTMAVEKVLVYNNTSIVQDEILAHRLGLIPILADPRLFEYRNQGDEEGTEIDTLQFRLQVRCTRNPHAAKDSSDPNELYVNHKVYTRHMTWVPLGNQADVFPEGTIRPVHDDILIAQLRPGQEIDLLMHCVKGIGKDHAKFSPVATASYRLLPDITLLEPVEGEAAEELSQCFSPGVIEVQEVQGKKVARVANPRLDTFSREIFRNEKLKKVVRLARVRDHYIFSVESTGVLPPDVLVSEAIKVLMGKCRRFLDELDAVQMD; this comes from the exons ATGGCGGCTGCCCAGGCGGTAGAGGAGATGCGGAGTCGTGTGGTTTTAGGGGAGTTTGGGGTTCGCAAT GTTCATACCACTGACTTTCCTGGTAACTATGCCGGGTATGATGATGCCTGGGATCAGGACCGTTTCGAGAAG AATTTCCGTGTGGATGTGGTACACATGGATGAAAACTCACTGGAGTTTGACATGGTGGGAATTGATGCAGCCATTGCCAATGCTTTTAGAAGAATTCTTTTAGCTGAG GTACCAACAATGGCTGTGGAAAAAGTCCTGGTATACAACAACACGTCCATTGTTCAGGATGAGATCCTTGCACACCGCCTGGGGCTCATTCCCATTCTTGCTGATCCTCGTCTTTTTGAATATCGGAACCAAG GAGatgaagaaggcacagagatagaCACATTGCAATTTCGGCTCCAGGTCAGATGTACCCGGAATCCCCATGCTGCTAAAGATTCCTCTGACCCCAATGAACTCTATGTGAACCACAAAG TATATACCAGGCATATGACATGGGTCCCCTTGGGGAACCAGGCTGACGTCTTTCCAGAAGGCACTATCCGCCCGGTACATGATGATATCCTCATTGCTCAGCTGCGGCCTGGCCAGGAGATTGATCTGCTAATGCACTGTGTCAAGGGCATTG GAAAAGATCATGCCAAATTTTCACCAGTGGCAACAGCTAGTTACAGGCTTCTGCCAGACATCACTCTACTTGAACCTGTGGAAGGGGAGGCAGCTGAGGAACTGAGCCAGTGCTTTTCACCTGGTGTTATTGAAGTACAAGAAGTGCAAG GTAAAAAGGTGGCCAGAGTTGCCAATCCCCGGCTGGATACCTTTAGCAGGGAAATCTTTCGGAATGAGAAGCTAAAGAAGGTTGTGCGGCTTGCCCGTGTTCGAGATCATTACATCT TTTCTGTAGAGTCAACTGGAGTGTTGCCACCAGATGTGCTGGTGAGTGAAGCTATCAAAGTATTGATGGGCAAGTGCCGGCGCTTCTTGGATGAACTAGATGCAGTTCAGATGGACTGA